A genomic window from Caballeronia sp. SBC1 includes:
- the alaS gene encoding alanine--tRNA ligase, whose amino-acid sequence MKAADIREKFLKFFESKGHTIVRSSSLVPGNDPTLLFVNSGMVQFKDVFLGTESRPYSRATTSQRSVRAGGKHNDLENVGYTARHHTFFEMLGNFSFGDYFKRDAIHYCWELLTKVYGLPADKLTVTVYQEDDEAFAIWENEIGVPKERIIRIGDNKGARYASDNFWTMGDTGPCGPCSEVFYDHGPDVWGGPPGSPEEDGDRFIEIWNLVFMQFNRDVQGNMTKLPKQSVDTGMGLERLAAVLQHVHSNYEIDLFQTLIKAAARETNTADLTNNSLKVIADHIRACSFLIVDGVIPGNEGRGYVLRRIVRRAIRHGYKLGRKGAFFHKLVADLVEEMGSAYPELKDAQTRVTDVLRQEEERFFETIEHGMSMLETELAALDAKGSKQLDGELAFKLHDTFGFPLDLTADVCRERGITVDEAAFDEAMARQREQARSAGKFKSAQGLDYAGAKTTFHGYENEIFDDAKIIAVYVDGASAKEAQVGQQAVVVLDHTPFYAESGGQAGDQGVLANAAVRFAVADTLKVQSDVVGHHGTVEQGTLKVGDVVKAEIDTVRRVRTARNHSATHLMHKALREVLGSHVQQKGSLVDPDKTRFDFAHNTPMTDEQIRRVEEIVNAEVLANAPGIVRVMPYDEAVKGGAMALFGEKYGDEVRVLDLGFSRELCGGTHVHRTGDIGLFKIVMEGGVAAGIRRVEAITGDNAVRFVQELDARINAASAALKAQPSELTQRITQVQEHVKALEKELGALKSKLASSQGDELVSQAVEIGGVFVLAAQLPGADSKTLRETVDKLKDKLKNAAIVLAAVDGDKVSLIAGVTTEASKKVKAGDLVNFVAQQVGGKGGGRPDMAQAGGTEPENLAAALAGVNDWVKGKI is encoded by the coding sequence ATGAAAGCCGCCGACATCCGCGAGAAATTCCTCAAGTTCTTTGAATCGAAGGGCCACACGATCGTGCGCTCGTCCAGCCTCGTGCCGGGCAACGATCCCACGCTGCTCTTCGTGAACTCCGGCATGGTCCAGTTCAAGGACGTCTTCCTTGGAACCGAGAGCCGCCCGTATTCGCGCGCCACGACCTCGCAGCGCAGCGTGCGCGCAGGCGGCAAGCACAACGACCTAGAAAACGTCGGCTACACGGCCCGCCATCACACGTTCTTCGAAATGCTGGGCAACTTCTCGTTCGGCGACTATTTCAAGCGCGACGCAATCCACTACTGCTGGGAACTGCTCACCAAGGTCTACGGCCTGCCCGCCGACAAACTCACGGTTACGGTCTACCAGGAAGACGACGAAGCGTTCGCCATCTGGGAAAACGAAATCGGCGTGCCGAAGGAACGGATCATCCGCATCGGCGACAACAAGGGCGCACGCTACGCATCGGATAACTTCTGGACCATGGGCGACACCGGCCCGTGCGGCCCGTGCTCGGAAGTGTTCTACGATCACGGCCCGGACGTGTGGGGCGGCCCGCCGGGATCCCCGGAAGAGGACGGCGACCGCTTCATCGAGATCTGGAATCTCGTGTTCATGCAGTTCAATCGCGACGTCCAGGGCAACATGACGAAGCTGCCCAAGCAGAGCGTGGACACTGGCATGGGCCTCGAGCGCCTCGCCGCCGTGCTCCAGCATGTGCACAGCAACTACGAAATCGACCTGTTCCAGACGCTGATCAAGGCTGCCGCCCGTGAAACGAACACGGCGGACCTCACCAATAATTCGCTGAAGGTGATCGCGGACCATATTCGCGCATGCTCGTTCCTGATCGTCGACGGTGTGATTCCCGGCAACGAAGGCCGCGGTTATGTGCTGCGCCGGATCGTGCGCCGCGCCATCCGTCACGGCTACAAACTTGGCCGCAAGGGCGCGTTTTTCCATAAGCTCGTGGCCGATCTGGTCGAGGAAATGGGCTCGGCCTACCCGGAACTCAAGGACGCGCAAACCCGCGTAACGGACGTCCTGCGGCAGGAAGAAGAACGTTTCTTCGAGACAATCGAACACGGCATGTCGATGCTTGAAACCGAACTCGCCGCGCTCGACGCCAAGGGCTCGAAGCAACTGGACGGCGAACTCGCGTTCAAACTCCACGACACATTCGGCTTCCCGCTGGACCTGACCGCCGACGTTTGCCGCGAGCGCGGCATCACGGTCGACGAAGCCGCGTTCGACGAAGCCATGGCACGTCAACGCGAACAGGCTCGCTCGGCCGGCAAGTTCAAGTCGGCGCAAGGGCTTGACTACGCTGGCGCCAAAACCACGTTCCACGGCTACGAAAACGAAATTTTCGACGACGCCAAAATCATCGCCGTGTACGTTGATGGTGCATCGGCGAAAGAGGCGCAGGTCGGCCAGCAGGCGGTCGTCGTGCTCGATCACACGCCGTTCTATGCAGAATCGGGTGGTCAGGCGGGCGATCAGGGTGTGCTCGCGAACGCCGCGGTGCGCTTCGCGGTCGCCGATACCCTCAAGGTCCAGTCCGACGTTGTTGGTCATCACGGCACGGTCGAGCAGGGCACGCTGAAGGTAGGCGACGTGGTGAAGGCGGAAATTGATACCGTTCGCCGTGTTCGCACCGCCCGCAATCACTCGGCCACGCACTTGATGCACAAGGCGCTGCGCGAAGTGCTCGGCAGCCACGTGCAGCAAAAGGGTTCGCTCGTCGACCCTGACAAGACCCGCTTCGACTTCGCGCACAACACACCCATGACCGACGAGCAGATTCGTCGCGTGGAAGAAATCGTCAATGCGGAAGTGCTGGCAAACGCGCCGGGCATCGTGCGCGTCATGCCGTACGACGAAGCCGTGAAGGGCGGCGCAATGGCGCTGTTCGGCGAAAAATACGGCGACGAAGTGCGCGTGCTCGACCTCGGTTTCTCGCGCGAACTTTGCGGCGGCACGCACGTGCATCGCACGGGCGACATCGGCTTGTTCAAGATCGTGATGGAAGGCGGCGTGGCTGCCGGGATTCGTCGCGTGGAAGCAATCACCGGCGATAACGCCGTGCGCTTCGTTCAGGAACTCGATGCACGGATCAATGCGGCGTCAGCCGCGCTGAAGGCGCAGCCGTCCGAGCTCACGCAGCGCATCACGCAGGTTCAGGAGCACGTGAAGGCGCTGGAAAAGGAACTCGGCGCGCTGAAGTCGAAGTTGGCTTCCAGTCAGGGAGACGAACTCGTATCGCAGGCGGTTGAGATCGGCGGCGTGTTTGTGCTGGCGGCGCAATTGCCGGGCGCTGATAGCAAGACACTGCGCGAAACCGTCGATAAATTGAAGGACAAGCTGAAGAACGCAGCTATCGTTCTGGCTGCCGTCGATGGCGACAAGGTCAGCCTGATTGCGGGCGTGACGACGGAAGCATCGAAGAAGGTCAAAGCGGGTGATCTGGTGAACTTCGTCGCGCAGCAAGTTGGCGGCAAGGGCGGCGGACGGCCGGATATGGCGCAAGCGGGCGGCACCGAGCCGGAAAACCTGGCTGCAGCACTGGCCGGCGTGAATGACTGGGTGAAGGGAAAAATCTAA
- a CDS encoding glutamine--tRNA ligase/YqeY domain fusion protein, translated as MNTDRNDAPAVNNFIRNIIDEDNRNDKWSQRVETRFPPEPNGYLHIGHAKSICVNFGIARDYGGVCHLRFDDTNPEKESVEYVDSIIDAVKWLGFDWNKDGTEHLYFASDYYDKLYEFAELLIERGQAYVDSQSAEEMRATRGSAQEPGKNSPFRDRKPEENLDLFRRMKAGEFKEGEHVLRAKIDMASPNFNMRDPVIYRIRFAHHYRTGDTWCIYPMYDYTHCVSDALENITHSLCTLEFEDHRPLYDWFLNQLADDGKFTRPLPQQIEFSRLNLTYAITSKRKLLQLVTENHVDGWDDPRMPTIVGVRRRGFTPESIRLMCDRVAVTKVDSWIDMSVLEGALRDDLDEKAPRAIAVLDPLKLIIDNYPEGTSEACSAPVHPHHPERGTREFPFSRELWIEREDFQEVPKKGYFRLFPGNKVRLKYGFVVECTGADKDEHGNITAVHCTYFPDSKSGTEGANGYKVKGTIHWVSAEGAYEAEVRIYDRLFKEPQPGAGGAEFLDALNPDSKRIVRAYLEPGARQADAEDRYQFERHGYFVADRNDSKPGMPVFNRIVSLRDSWTKPA; from the coding sequence ATGAACACCGATCGCAACGACGCCCCGGCGGTAAACAATTTCATCCGCAATATCATTGACGAAGACAATCGCAACGACAAATGGTCGCAGCGGGTCGAAACACGTTTTCCGCCCGAGCCGAACGGCTATCTGCACATTGGCCATGCGAAGAGCATTTGCGTCAATTTCGGCATCGCGCGTGATTACGGCGGCGTCTGCCACCTTCGTTTCGACGATACGAACCCGGAAAAGGAAAGCGTCGAATACGTCGACTCCATCATTGACGCGGTCAAGTGGCTCGGCTTCGACTGGAATAAAGACGGCACCGAACACCTGTACTTCGCCAGCGACTACTACGACAAGCTCTACGAATTCGCCGAGTTGCTGATCGAACGCGGCCAGGCTTATGTCGACAGCCAATCGGCCGAAGAGATGCGCGCGACGCGTGGCTCAGCCCAGGAGCCAGGCAAGAATTCACCGTTCCGCGACCGCAAGCCGGAAGAGAACCTGGACCTGTTCCGCCGCATGAAAGCGGGCGAGTTCAAGGAAGGCGAGCACGTGTTGCGCGCGAAGATAGACATGGCGTCGCCGAATTTCAACATGCGCGACCCGGTCATCTACCGGATTCGCTTTGCGCATCATTACCGTACCGGCGACACATGGTGCATCTACCCCATGTACGACTACACGCACTGTGTATCGGACGCGCTCGAAAACATCACGCATTCGCTGTGTACCCTCGAGTTTGAAGATCACCGTCCGCTGTATGACTGGTTCCTGAATCAACTCGCCGATGACGGCAAGTTCACCCGTCCGCTGCCGCAGCAAATCGAGTTCTCCCGCCTGAACCTCACGTACGCGATCACCAGCAAACGCAAGCTGCTTCAACTCGTGACGGAAAATCACGTCGACGGCTGGGACGACCCGCGCATGCCGACTATTGTTGGCGTGCGGCGTCGGGGCTTCACGCCGGAAAGCATCCGGCTCATGTGCGACCGCGTGGCGGTGACGAAGGTGGATTCGTGGATCGACATGAGCGTGCTGGAAGGCGCATTGCGCGACGATCTCGACGAAAAGGCGCCCCGTGCAATCGCGGTGCTCGACCCGCTGAAACTGATCATCGACAACTATCCGGAAGGCACGAGCGAAGCTTGCAGCGCGCCCGTTCATCCGCATCATCCTGAGCGCGGCACGCGCGAATTTCCGTTTTCCAGGGAATTGTGGATCGAGCGCGAGGACTTCCAGGAAGTACCGAAGAAAGGCTATTTCCGTTTGTTCCCGGGCAACAAGGTGCGGCTGAAGTACGGCTTCGTCGTGGAATGCACCGGGGCAGATAAGGATGAGCACGGCAACATCACAGCCGTGCATTGCACGTATTTCCCCGACAGCAAGTCCGGCACGGAAGGCGCAAACGGCTACAAGGTCAAGGGCACCATTCACTGGGTCAGCGCAGAAGGCGCGTACGAAGCCGAAGTACGGATCTACGACCGCCTCTTCAAAGAGCCGCAACCAGGAGCCGGCGGCGCGGAATTTCTTGACGCGCTGAACCCGGACTCGAAGCGCATCGTGCGCGCTTATCTCGAACCGGGCGCACGTCAGGCAGACGCCGAAGATCGCTATCAGTTCGAACGCCACGGCTATTTCGTCGCCGACCGTAATGATTCGAAACCCGGCATGCCGGTGTTCAATCGCATCGTCAGCCTGCGCGATAGCTGGACCAAGCCGGCTTAA
- a CDS encoding NUDIX domain-containing protein: protein MVDRTVSCGVVIFNTQGDVLLCHATETSHWDIPKGQGEADERPVEAALRELVEETGIVLKAERLKDLGRFVYRRDKDLHLFAVRVSDDEVKLEECVCESYFPRRRDGTMIPEMDAYRWVTPAEVDQYASRSLARLFQTTLSLTELHHTLA, encoded by the coding sequence ATGGTCGACCGGACGGTTTCGTGTGGCGTCGTGATTTTTAACACGCAAGGGGACGTGTTGTTGTGTCACGCGACCGAGACGTCGCACTGGGATATCCCGAAAGGCCAGGGCGAGGCGGACGAACGACCCGTGGAAGCGGCGTTGCGGGAACTCGTGGAAGAGACGGGGATCGTGCTGAAGGCGGAGCGGTTGAAGGATCTGGGGCGCTTTGTTTATCGCCGCGACAAGGACCTGCATCTGTTCGCTGTGCGAGTGAGCGACGACGAAGTGAAGCTTGAAGAGTGCGTCTGCGAATCGTATTTCCCGCGTCGCCGGGACGGCACGATGATCCCCGAAATGGACGCGTACAGATGGGTCACGCCGGCTGAGGTCGATCAGTACGCAAGCCGTAGCCTCGCCCGCCTGTTCCAGACCACGCTGTCGCTGACTGAACTGCATCACACGCTCGCCTGA
- a CDS encoding ornithine acetyltransferase: MGVFIASLSACAMNRTQAHAGIGAAAGGALGYVLTGGPLGTVAGAAAGGLIGAGVR; this comes from the coding sequence ATGGGTGTGTTTATCGCGTCGCTTTCGGCCTGCGCGATGAACCGTACGCAGGCGCACGCGGGTATTGGGGCGGCTGCCGGCGGGGCCTTGGGTTATGTGCTGACCGGCGGTCCGCTCGGGACGGTGGCGGGTGCGGCGGCGGGCGGGCTGATCGGCGCGGGGGTGCGATAG
- a CDS encoding RT0821/Lpp0805 family surface protein: MSYPSRALKRVSVRLGVQLIASCVVLGSGAAHAANLGFLNNTPITYMKQRDLQALNNAAHSALDTKQDGESLDWNNEGAGNSVAINGTITPSDTKKDGDRTCRKLTMVAHAKGQTQTWAPTVCKADGGKWALLKQ, from the coding sequence ATGTCATACCCATCTCGCGCGCTCAAGCGCGTCTCCGTGCGACTCGGCGTGCAATTGATCGCAAGCTGTGTTGTGCTTGGCAGCGGCGCGGCGCACGCGGCCAATCTCGGATTTCTCAACAACACGCCGATTACCTACATGAAGCAGCGCGACTTGCAGGCGCTGAACAACGCGGCGCATTCGGCGCTCGACACCAAGCAAGACGGCGAGTCGCTCGACTGGAACAACGAAGGTGCGGGTAATTCGGTTGCCATCAACGGCACGATCACGCCGTCGGATACGAAGAAGGACGGTGACCGTACGTGTCGCAAGCTCACCATGGTGGCTCACGCCAAGGGCCAGACGCAGACCTGGGCTCCCACCGTCTGCAAGGCGGACGGCGGTAAATGGGCGTTGTTGAAACAGTGA
- a CDS encoding transporter substrate-binding domain-containing protein, with amino-acid sequence MPTSFVRALHLSRTSPVSCAFALLIAAQTAFAGTVDLSSPTLRKIAENNTIVLGVRESSVPFSYLDANGHPMGYSQAIALKIVDEVRLRLQTPRLAVSTVVVTSASRLSYVVNHQIDLECGSTAHIRDRDQFVTFSNSFFSYGIRMVVKRKSGIRNYADLAGKTVSTTAGTSDEQLLRELSLNRKLDLRIVSAKDHAEGFDALKTGRAVAFVMDDPLLYGKIAQEGPAQNEYMVTGDPLAHESYACMMRKGDPVFKKLVDDVIAGMERSGEAERLYDQWFMQAIPPDNINLRFPLSPEMRALFANPNDHASEN; translated from the coding sequence TTGCCAACGTCGTTCGTCCGCGCGTTGCACCTGTCACGCACGTCACCTGTGTCGTGCGCGTTTGCGCTGCTGATTGCGGCGCAAACTGCTTTCGCGGGCACAGTTGACCTGTCCTCGCCAACGTTACGCAAGATCGCCGAAAACAACACCATAGTCCTCGGCGTGCGTGAGTCGTCGGTCCCGTTCTCCTATCTCGACGCGAATGGGCATCCGATGGGCTATTCACAAGCCATTGCGCTCAAGATCGTCGACGAAGTCCGGCTCCGCTTACAAACACCCCGGCTCGCCGTGAGCACGGTCGTCGTCACGTCGGCGAGCCGATTGTCGTATGTGGTGAATCACCAGATCGACCTGGAGTGCGGGTCGACCGCGCATATTCGCGATCGCGACCAATTCGTCACGTTCTCGAACAGCTTCTTCAGCTACGGCATCCGGATGGTGGTGAAGCGCAAATCCGGCATCCGTAACTACGCCGATCTCGCCGGCAAAACGGTATCGACCACGGCGGGTACGTCCGATGAACAGCTGCTGCGGGAGCTGTCGCTAAACCGGAAACTTGATCTGCGAATCGTCAGCGCGAAAGACCATGCGGAAGGTTTCGATGCTTTGAAAACCGGCCGCGCCGTGGCGTTCGTGATGGATGATCCGTTGCTGTACGGAAAGATAGCGCAGGAAGGTCCGGCCCAAAACGAGTACATGGTCACCGGCGACCCACTTGCGCACGAATCCTACGCGTGCATGATGCGCAAGGGCGATCCGGTCTTCAAGAAACTGGTCGATGACGTGATTGCCGGCATGGAGCGCTCAGGCGAAGCCGAAAGACTCTACGACCAGTGGTTCATGCAGGCCATTCCCCCCGACAACATCAACTTGCGGTTCCCCCTGTCGCCAGAAATGAGAGCGCTGTTCGCCAATCCGAACGACCACGCCTCCGAAAACTAG